In Topomyia yanbarensis strain Yona2022 chromosome 2, ASM3024719v1, whole genome shotgun sequence, one DNA window encodes the following:
- the LOC131681434 gene encoding probable DNA-directed RNA polymerases I and III subunit RPAC2, which translates to MPILAELAGDESAGESSRTFVFEDEGHTLGNVLKSIICKYPDVNFCGYTVPHPAENKMHFRIQAARHVRAIDVLKRGLEDLERVCDHTIDTFEAAINAHQNYS; encoded by the exons ATGCCGATCCTAGCAGAA TTAGCGGGTGACGAAAGTGCAGGCGAAAGTTCGCGGACATTCGTGTTTGAGGACGAGGGTCACACGTTGGGAAACGTGCTCAAGAGCATCATTTGCAAATA TCCCGATGTAAACTTCTGTGGCTATACAGTTCCCCATCCAGCTGAGAACAAAATGCATTTTCGCATTCAGGCTGCCAGGCATGTGCGCGCAATCGACGTACTAAAACGTGGATTGGAAGATTTGGAACGTGTTTGTGATCACACCATTGATACGTTTGAGGCTGCAATTAACGCTCATCAAAATTATAGCTAA
- the LOC131681435 gene encoding apoptosis inhibitor 5 homolog isoform X1, producing the protein MDSSGDRIEKLYKNYEILTDAKDKIGEHELEYREILDAVKGSAKEKRLASQFIGKFFKHFPSLAELAIDRQLDLCEDEDAQIRKQAIKDLPQLCKESKEHTPKIGDILAQLLITEDVTELQQVHLSLLTLAKFNAIGTLTGIFSQIVSGDEPTRYRNFQFILNKLMKIGPEVITNEVEDFVIAEIKKILLDVSADEFHLCMSILNQTKLSKTVTGHAELVAIATEQADLDADLGALASDDETVERFIQCASEALPYFSQSQVESTQFIKFMCEKLLPLNVWNLIGAGEEQHTTQLRLLKVFAEMCAFCGSLEKPAEKVEAIYNVLLEFMPLPPLDADMNETPSFQFSHAECLLYALHILGKQAVEYLSFPNEPGKLKDFRSRLQYLARGTQGYIKKLQEAVKGKPTDEKNSDENQIRVTALKTTSNISTLIRDLFHTPPSFKSIIHLSWVALNTKTDGKSPNKRHAAITFGENGKSNDSRGPKHSKSSSGTQKVYTPPSGKYSAKVQNYVPKNGGSNGGSSSGNGARRSAGGSGFRRNNYGGRGGGGGGSRRRY; encoded by the exons ATGGATTCCAGCGGAGATCGGATAGAAAAGTTGTACAAAAACTATGAAATATTAACCGACGCTAAGGATAAGATCGGTGAG cACGAACTTGAGTACAGGGAAATATTAGACGCCGTCAAAGGGTCGGCTAAAGAAAAACGGTTAGCATCACAGTTTATCGGAAAATTTTTCAAGCACTTTCCTAGCCTTGCCGAACTAGCCATCGATCGGCAGCTAGACTTATGTGAGGACGAGGATGCACAG ATTCGCAAGCAAGCAATCAAGGATCTACCACAGCTATGTAAAGAATCCAAAGAACATACGCCTAAAATTGGAGATATTCTCGCTCAACTGCTGATTACGGAAGATGTCACGGAGCTGCAACAAGTGCACCTATCCTTACTAACATTGGCAAAG TTCAATGCCATCGGCACTCTCACCGGGATTTTTAGCCAGATTGTATCGGGAGACGAACCGACTCGCTATCGTaactttcaatttattttgaacaaaTTGATGAAAATCGGACCGGAAGTTATTACAAACGAGGTCGAAGATTTTGTTATTGCGGAAATTAAGAAAATACTTTTG GATGTCAGCGCTGACGAGTTCCATCTATGTATGTCCATTTTGAACCAAACCAAGCTAAGTAAGACTGTCACTGGCCATGCTGAGCTGGTGGCGATTGCTACGGAGCAAGCCGACTTGGATGCGGATTTGGGGGCGCTAGCATCCGACGATGAAACTGTGGAACGATTCATCCAATGCGCCAGTGAAGCTTTGCCGTATTTTTCA CAGTCACAGGTTGAATCGACGCAGTTCATCAAGTTTATGTGCGAAAAGCTGCTGCCATTGAACGTGTGGAATCTGATTGGTGCTGGCGAAGAACAGCATACAACCCAATTGCGGCTGCTGAAGGTGTTCGCCGAGATGTGCGCTTTTTGCGGTTCGTTGGAAAAACCCGCGGAGAAAGTGGAAGCAATCTACAATGTACTACTG GAATTTATGCCACTTCCGCCGTTGGATGCCGATATGAATGAAACACCCTCGTTCCAGTTCTCGCACGCCGAGTGTCTGTTGTATGCCCTACACATACTGGGTAAGCAAGCCGTCGAATATCTTTCATTTCCGAATGAACCTGGAAAACTAAAGGACTTTCGTTCGAGATTGCAGTATTTAGCACGCGGAACGCAAGG TTACATCAAAAAACTCCAAGAGGCTGTTAAAGGGAAGCCTACCGATGAAAAAAACTCCGATGAAAACCAAATTAGGGTTACGGCGTTGAAAACCACTTCCAACATAAGTACTTTAATTCGGGACCTGTTTCACACTCCACCGAGTTTCAAATCAATTATACATCTATCCTGGGTTGCACTCAATACTAAAACA GACGGCAAATCTCCCAACAAACGACACGCGGCAATAACATTCGGCGAGAATGGCAAGTCCAACGATTCTAGAGGACCTAAGCATTCGAAGAGCAGCTCAGGAACGCAGAAAGTGTACACTCCTCCATCGGGCAAATATTCTGCGAAGGTGCAAAATTATGTTCCAAAAAACGGCGGAAGTAATGGTGGTAGCAGCAGCGGAAACGGTGCGCGTCGTTCGGCTGGCGGAAGCGGATTCCGTCGAAATAATTATGGTGGGCGAGGAGGTGGTGGAGGTGGCAGTAGAAGGCGATATTAA
- the LOC131681435 gene encoding apoptosis inhibitor 5 homolog isoform X2 → MDSSGDRIEKLYKNYEILTDAKDKIGEHELEYREILDAVKGSAKEKRLASQFIGKFFKHFPSLAELAIDRQLDLCEDEDAQIRKQAIKDLPQLCKESKEHTPKIGDILAQLLITEDVTELQQVHLSLLTLAKFNAIGTLTGIFSQIVSGDEPTRYRNFQFILNKLMKIGPEVITNEVEDFVIAEIKKILLDVSADEFHLCMSILNQTKLSKTVTGHAELVAIATEQADLDADLGALASDDETVERFIQCASEALPYFSSQVESTQFIKFMCEKLLPLNVWNLIGAGEEQHTTQLRLLKVFAEMCAFCGSLEKPAEKVEAIYNVLLEFMPLPPLDADMNETPSFQFSHAECLLYALHILGKQAVEYLSFPNEPGKLKDFRSRLQYLARGTQGYIKKLQEAVKGKPTDEKNSDENQIRVTALKTTSNISTLIRDLFHTPPSFKSIIHLSWVALNTKTDGKSPNKRHAAITFGENGKSNDSRGPKHSKSSSGTQKVYTPPSGKYSAKVQNYVPKNGGSNGGSSSGNGARRSAGGSGFRRNNYGGRGGGGGGSRRRY, encoded by the exons ATGGATTCCAGCGGAGATCGGATAGAAAAGTTGTACAAAAACTATGAAATATTAACCGACGCTAAGGATAAGATCGGTGAG cACGAACTTGAGTACAGGGAAATATTAGACGCCGTCAAAGGGTCGGCTAAAGAAAAACGGTTAGCATCACAGTTTATCGGAAAATTTTTCAAGCACTTTCCTAGCCTTGCCGAACTAGCCATCGATCGGCAGCTAGACTTATGTGAGGACGAGGATGCACAG ATTCGCAAGCAAGCAATCAAGGATCTACCACAGCTATGTAAAGAATCCAAAGAACATACGCCTAAAATTGGAGATATTCTCGCTCAACTGCTGATTACGGAAGATGTCACGGAGCTGCAACAAGTGCACCTATCCTTACTAACATTGGCAAAG TTCAATGCCATCGGCACTCTCACCGGGATTTTTAGCCAGATTGTATCGGGAGACGAACCGACTCGCTATCGTaactttcaatttattttgaacaaaTTGATGAAAATCGGACCGGAAGTTATTACAAACGAGGTCGAAGATTTTGTTATTGCGGAAATTAAGAAAATACTTTTG GATGTCAGCGCTGACGAGTTCCATCTATGTATGTCCATTTTGAACCAAACCAAGCTAAGTAAGACTGTCACTGGCCATGCTGAGCTGGTGGCGATTGCTACGGAGCAAGCCGACTTGGATGCGGATTTGGGGGCGCTAGCATCCGACGATGAAACTGTGGAACGATTCATCCAATGCGCCAGTGAAGCTTTGCCGTATTTTTCA TCACAGGTTGAATCGACGCAGTTCATCAAGTTTATGTGCGAAAAGCTGCTGCCATTGAACGTGTGGAATCTGATTGGTGCTGGCGAAGAACAGCATACAACCCAATTGCGGCTGCTGAAGGTGTTCGCCGAGATGTGCGCTTTTTGCGGTTCGTTGGAAAAACCCGCGGAGAAAGTGGAAGCAATCTACAATGTACTACTG GAATTTATGCCACTTCCGCCGTTGGATGCCGATATGAATGAAACACCCTCGTTCCAGTTCTCGCACGCCGAGTGTCTGTTGTATGCCCTACACATACTGGGTAAGCAAGCCGTCGAATATCTTTCATTTCCGAATGAACCTGGAAAACTAAAGGACTTTCGTTCGAGATTGCAGTATTTAGCACGCGGAACGCAAGG TTACATCAAAAAACTCCAAGAGGCTGTTAAAGGGAAGCCTACCGATGAAAAAAACTCCGATGAAAACCAAATTAGGGTTACGGCGTTGAAAACCACTTCCAACATAAGTACTTTAATTCGGGACCTGTTTCACACTCCACCGAGTTTCAAATCAATTATACATCTATCCTGGGTTGCACTCAATACTAAAACA GACGGCAAATCTCCCAACAAACGACACGCGGCAATAACATTCGGCGAGAATGGCAAGTCCAACGATTCTAGAGGACCTAAGCATTCGAAGAGCAGCTCAGGAACGCAGAAAGTGTACACTCCTCCATCGGGCAAATATTCTGCGAAGGTGCAAAATTATGTTCCAAAAAACGGCGGAAGTAATGGTGGTAGCAGCAGCGGAAACGGTGCGCGTCGTTCGGCTGGCGGAAGCGGATTCCGTCGAAATAATTATGGTGGGCGAGGAGGTGGTGGAGGTGGCAGTAGAAGGCGATATTAA